From a region of the Candidatus Omnitrophota bacterium genome:
- the murI gene encoding glutamate racemase: protein MGRYRMGKSDNPVGVFDSGIGGLTVVKELLRVLPQERFIYFGDTARVPYGNKSKETIIRFTLENILFLLKQDVKLVVIACNTSSSIALPLIKQYFRIPILGVVIPAVKESVYATRNKRIGIIGTRATIESGTYEREIHRLDPEIKVFAKSCPLFVPLIEEGWLEGNVVEKVVRDYLAPLKEKEIDTLILACTHYPLLKKMIKKFMGKEILLIDSAREVAIEAKELLNQESLLYAGKRRASALACYVTDKSDIFQEIGSRFLGRRLENIHEIKD from the coding sequence ATGGGAAGATATAGAATGGGAAAAAGTGATAATCCAGTGGGGGTATTTGATTCAGGGATAGGAGGGCTTACTGTAGTCAAGGAGTTACTGCGGGTATTGCCCCAGGAGAGGTTTATATATTTTGGTGATACCGCTAGGGTTCCTTATGGCAATAAATCTAAGGAAACAATAATCAGATTTACTTTAGAGAATATACTCTTTCTTCTAAAGCAGGATGTAAAATTGGTAGTCATTGCTTGTAATACCTCTTCCAGTATTGCCCTTCCTCTTATAAAGCAGTATTTTCGTATACCCATTTTAGGTGTGGTGATTCCTGCAGTTAAAGAGTCGGTATATGCGACGAGAAACAAGCGCATTGGTATAATTGGTACAAGAGCAACTATTGAGAGTGGCACCTACGAAAGAGAAATTCATCGCTTAGATCCAGAGATAAAAGTATTTGCCAAGAGTTGTCCTTTATTTGTTCCCTTGATAGAGGAAGGTTGGTTGGAAGGGAATGTAGTGGAGAAAGTTGTTCGAGATTATCTTGCGCCTTTGAAAGAAAAAGAAATTGATACCCTCATTCTTGCCTGTACTCACTATCCATTGCTAAAGAAAATGATAAAAAAGTTTATGGGAAAAGAGATTTTGCTGATTGATTCAGCAAGAGAAGTGGCAATCGAGGCTAAAGAATTATTAAATCAAGAGAGTTTACTGTATGCGGGGAAAAGAAGGGCTTCCGCATTGGCTTGTTATGTTACCGATAAATCGGATATCTTCCAAGAAATAGGGAGCAGGTTTTTGGGTAGAAGATTAGAGAATATACACGAGATAAAGGATTAG
- a CDS encoding N-acetylmuramoyl-L-alanine amidase — protein sequence MRNSKFRNESFAAKKSFKFGISILIFTFSILNLYGCATYPRRAEVKKPILPADKTFRIGKTDYVYLKDFCRFYDFVWDWDILGKKLVLYRNGFKINLALGSTVGLINEKRIDLKNKVQIYNNEIALPFGLAEEVSKILFPSLPAKLPTPSVYKIKCVVIDPGHGGKDPGAVGPAGLKEKEVVLDIAKRLKKYLEKMGLEVVLTRKEDKFVSLWRRVHLANTKKADLFISIHANSSRYREARGFEIYYLSDRMDDSSKALVQIENAALEFEEGFLSTENTALAATLWDIVQTQNRAQAMRLANHIASNVESFDWLDNRGIKGANFYVLKGANMPALLVETGFISNRIESRLLADPYYSQRIAEAIGKGIISYKEEYERTDGFSR from the coding sequence ATGCGAAATTCAAAGTTTAGAAACGAAAGTTTTGCTGCGAAGAAGAGTTTTAAATTTGGCATTAGTATTTTGATATTTACATTTTCTATCTTGAATCTTTATGGTTGCGCTACCTATCCCCGGCGTGCTGAAGTTAAGAAACCAATCTTACCCGCAGACAAAACCTTTCGTATTGGTAAAACCGATTATGTTTATTTGAAAGATTTTTGCCGATTTTACGATTTTGTTTGGGACTGGGATATCTTGGGTAAGAAACTGGTTTTATATCGCAATGGTTTTAAAATTAATTTAGCGCTTGGTTCTACTGTAGGTTTAATTAATGAAAAAAGAATAGATTTAAAAAACAAGGTGCAGATTTATAATAATGAGATTGCCTTGCCTTTTGGTTTAGCAGAAGAGGTTTCCAAAATTCTTTTCCCTTCTCTTCCCGCAAAATTGCCCACCCCGTCTGTTTATAAGATAAAATGTGTAGTTATTGACCCCGGCCACGGAGGGAAAGACCCCGGTGCAGTAGGTCCTGCGGGTCTTAAGGAAAAAGAAGTGGTTTTAGATATTGCCAAACGATTAAAGAAATATCTTGAGAAAATGGGTCTTGAGGTTGTGCTTACCCGCAAAGAGGATAAATTTGTTTCCCTCTGGCGGAGAGTTCATCTTGCCAACACCAAAAAGGCAGATCTGTTTATCAGTATTCACGCCAATAGTTCGCGGTATAGAGAAGCAAGGGGATTTGAGATTTATTATCTTTCGGACCGGATGGACGATTCCAGTAAAGCTTTAGTTCAGATTGAAAATGCAGCTTTAGAATTTGAGGAGGGGTTTTTATCTACGGAAAATACTGCCTTAGCGGCTACCCTCTGGGATATCGTTCAGACGCAGAACCGCGCCCAAGCAATGCGTTTAGCTAATCATATCGCTAGCAATGTAGAGAGTTTTGATTGGCTTGATAATCGGGGAATAAAGGGAGCAAATTTTTATGTTTTAAAAGGTGCTAACATGCCGGCGTTGTTGGTAGAAACAGGTTTTATATCCAATAGGATTGAAAGCAGACTGCTTGCCGACCCTTACTACAGTCAGAGAATTGCCGAAGCTATTGGTAAAGGAATAATTTCCTATAAAGAAGAATATGAACGCACCGATGGATTTAGTCGTTAA